From a region of the Sporosarcina ureilytica genome:
- the ribH gene encoding 6,7-dimethyl-8-ribityllumazine synthase: MGKVYEGHLVGTDLKVGIVVGRFNEFITGKLLGGAEDALRRHGVDSENIDVAWVPGAFEIPLVAKKMAASKKYDAVITLGTVIRGSTPHFDYVCSEVAKGVSAINMQEGVPVIFGVLTTETIEQAIERAGTKAGNKGWDAGTAAIEMANLLKEI, from the coding sequence ATGGGAAAAGTATATGAAGGTCATTTAGTTGGAACGGATTTAAAGGTTGGGATTGTAGTTGGACGGTTTAATGAATTCATTACAGGGAAGTTGTTAGGCGGGGCGGAAGATGCATTGCGTCGTCATGGTGTAGATTCAGAGAATATTGATGTCGCATGGGTTCCAGGTGCTTTTGAAATTCCGCTTGTTGCGAAGAAAATGGCAGCATCTAAAAAGTATGATGCGGTTATTACGCTAGGAACGGTAATTCGCGGCTCAACGCCTCATTTTGACTATGTGTGCAGTGAAGTTGCAAAAGGTGTTTCAGCCATTAATATGCAGGAAGGCGTTCCGGTTATTTTCGGCGTATTAACGACAGAGACAATTGAACAAGCTATCGAACGTGCTGGCACAAAAGCTGGAAACAAAGGCTGGGATGCGGGTACTGCAGCCATTGAAATGGCAAATCTATTGAAAGAAATTTAA
- a CDS encoding CynX/NimT family MFS transporter, with the protein MSVPVKNEKPERRSTLGLLLLVAGIIFLTTNLRAPITSVGPVVPLIRDGLGISNTMVGALTTIPLLAFGLLSPFAPRLARRFGMEVVLFFVIIAITIGLIFRPLGGISILYIGTIFIGAGIAIANVLMPAFIKMKFPNNIGVMTGIYSISMNITAALAAGLSIPIATSSSFGWKASIGVWAIFAVIALLFWIPQLLNRQKESSQGNEMKKGISLLRSKLAWKITVFMGLQSLLFYCVAAWFPVILQDRGMTAEKAGWMLSSVQLAQLPFTFIMPIIAGRMKNQIPLVWFTFITLILGLSGILSGQMALVLPSAILFGIATATAFSLAMMFFMLRTENIYEAADLSAMAQTFGYLLAATGPALFGLLYDLTGGWTIPIFLLIFSSIVLFIVGLGAGQNTYVSKPTHASTEN; encoded by the coding sequence ATGAGTGTTCCTGTAAAAAATGAAAAGCCTGAGCGTCGTTCAACCTTAGGCCTACTGCTTCTCGTAGCTGGTATTATTTTTCTAACTACTAATTTACGTGCACCAATCACTTCTGTTGGACCAGTTGTCCCCCTTATTCGGGATGGACTAGGTATTTCAAATACAATGGTCGGTGCCCTAACGACGATTCCGTTACTGGCATTCGGGTTGTTATCTCCTTTCGCCCCACGTCTTGCAAGAAGATTTGGGATGGAAGTCGTCTTATTTTTTGTAATAATTGCCATTACAATCGGTCTTATCTTCAGGCCTTTAGGCGGCATCTCAATCCTTTACATTGGGACCATTTTTATTGGTGCGGGAATTGCAATTGCCAATGTACTGATGCCAGCCTTTATTAAAATGAAATTTCCCAATAATATCGGTGTCATGACAGGGATTTATTCTATCTCTATGAATATTACCGCTGCCTTAGCCGCTGGATTAAGTATTCCAATCGCTACGTCCAGTTCGTTTGGTTGGAAGGCTTCCATTGGTGTTTGGGCTATATTCGCGGTTATTGCGCTATTATTTTGGATTCCACAACTCCTTAATCGACAAAAAGAATCGTCTCAAGGGAACGAAATGAAAAAAGGAATTTCGCTGTTGCGATCAAAACTTGCCTGGAAAATTACGGTATTCATGGGGTTGCAATCCTTATTATTTTACTGTGTTGCCGCTTGGTTTCCAGTTATTTTACAAGACAGGGGTATGACTGCAGAGAAAGCAGGTTGGATGCTATCTTCCGTCCAATTAGCGCAATTGCCATTTACTTTTATTATGCCAATTATCGCTGGACGAATGAAGAACCAAATTCCACTAGTTTGGTTTACATTCATCACCTTAATCCTCGGACTCTCGGGGATCCTATCAGGTCAAATGGCACTCGTATTACCATCAGCCATTTTATTCGGAATTGCGACCGCAACTGCATTTAGTTTAGCAATGATGTTCTTTATGTTAAGAACTGAAAACATATATGAAGCAGCGGATTTATCTGCGATGGCGCAAACGTTTGGCTATTTACTTGCCGCGACAGGCCCTGCCCTATTCGGATTGTTATACGATTTAACTGGTGGTTGGACAATCCCTATTTTCTTATTAATATTTTCTTCTATCGTCCTATTCATTGTTGGACTGGGCGCTGGACAAAATACTTACGTATCAAAACCCACGCACGCGTCAACCGAAAATTAA
- a CDS encoding ASCH domain-containing protein, with translation MTNENNVNLPEKTCSIERLVTVKEDVQRVLNGEKTATRRNGVYAYPGEIMVLEGKEFKVDALYSQTLGEMTDEHAKQEGFETLEAYKQAILALHPKMPWVPKMSVWVHEFSPVQK, from the coding sequence TTGACGAATGAAAATAATGTAAATTTACCAGAAAAGACTTGTTCCATCGAACGACTTGTTACTGTAAAAGAAGATGTACAAAGAGTATTAAATGGAGAAAAAACAGCAACTAGACGAAATGGTGTCTATGCTTATCCTGGTGAGATTATGGTGCTTGAAGGAAAAGAATTTAAAGTAGACGCACTTTATTCACAGACGCTTGGGGAAATGACTGATGAACATGCTAAGCAAGAAGGATTTGAGACATTAGAAGCTTACAAACAAGCGATTCTTGCGTTACATCCGAAAATGCCTTGGGTGCCGAAGATGAGCGTATGGGTTCATGAGTTTAGCCCAGTTCAGAAATGA
- a CDS encoding DUF2269 family protein, with the protein MMFDYYTTLVFLHVTSAVFAIGPLFIIIPIINRIRNEVEVNEKIYLSIIRVIIRIVMHAGHLLVTTGVLLILFGPWPWHTSWVVMTVVVMGITAVFLASGFSKVLREFGEPHANKQYILKRLTFTTWIYIGLMLLLLWLMVQKPSFW; encoded by the coding sequence ATGATGTTTGACTACTATACAACACTTGTTTTTCTACACGTAACTAGCGCAGTTTTTGCCATTGGCCCATTATTTATCATTATTCCGATTATTAACAGGATAAGAAATGAAGTTGAGGTTAATGAAAAAATTTATTTATCAATCATTCGGGTCATCATTCGAATTGTCATGCACGCAGGTCATTTACTCGTTACGACAGGTGTGCTGCTTATCCTGTTTGGACCTTGGCCATGGCATACATCTTGGGTTGTCATGACTGTTGTCGTCATGGGCATCACGGCCGTATTTTTAGCATCAGGCTTTTCAAAAGTCCTCCGGGAATTTGGCGAACCTCATGCGAATAAACAATACATATTAAAGCGACTCACTTTTACAACATGGATATATATTGGACTGATGCTCTTGTTGCTTTGGTTAATGGTCCAAAAGCCAAGTTTTTGGTGA